One Qipengyuania gaetbuli genomic region harbors:
- a CDS encoding efflux RND transporter periplasmic adaptor subunit, which yields MNYEAGIQSEIDDTSSVEFDEGGSVSRLARNKKPLIIGAIILLAAAIGAYLMLSSAPADPNAGQAQAPAVSVVAPGRMTIAGEITATGTLAARREMPVGVVGEGGRVVSVPVEQGSWVQAGQVLAVIDRSVQTQQAQSAAAQIQVAQADANLAQANLDRALQLVERGFVSKADVDRLTATRDAAVARVRVAQASLRELQARNARLNIVAPAAGLVLERNVEPGQTVSGGSQPLFRIAKGGEMEMLARLGEIELSRITAGESAEVTPVGSEKSFTGQIWQVAPTINAQDRQGTARIALPYAPELRPGGFATALIKSGTIVAPILPESAIMSDDSESYVFIVGDDNRVARRPIKLGNVTSNGIVIREGLTGQERVVLRAGGFLNEGETVKPVVEKK from the coding sequence ATGAATTACGAGGCAGGCATCCAATCCGAGATCGACGACACGTCGAGCGTAGAATTCGACGAAGGAGGTAGCGTGTCGCGCCTTGCACGAAACAAGAAGCCCCTGATTATCGGCGCGATTATCCTTCTCGCGGCCGCAATCGGCGCATACCTCATGCTTTCCTCGGCGCCTGCCGATCCGAACGCCGGCCAGGCGCAGGCCCCTGCCGTCAGCGTCGTCGCGCCCGGTCGCATGACCATCGCAGGTGAAATCACTGCCACCGGCACGCTCGCTGCCCGCCGCGAAATGCCCGTGGGCGTCGTGGGAGAAGGTGGCCGCGTCGTCTCCGTCCCGGTCGAGCAGGGCAGCTGGGTGCAGGCCGGGCAGGTGCTCGCCGTGATCGACCGTTCGGTCCAGACGCAGCAGGCGCAGAGTGCCGCTGCCCAGATTCAGGTAGCACAGGCCGATGCCAATCTCGCGCAGGCCAATCTCGACCGCGCGCTCCAGCTGGTCGAGCGCGGTTTCGTTTCCAAGGCCGATGTCGACCGCCTGACGGCGACCCGCGATGCAGCCGTTGCTCGCGTGCGTGTGGCGCAGGCCTCGCTTCGCGAACTGCAGGCCCGCAATGCGCGCCTCAACATCGTCGCGCCTGCCGCCGGTCTCGTGCTCGAACGCAATGTCGAACCCGGCCAGACAGTCAGCGGCGGTTCGCAGCCGCTGTTCCGCATCGCCAAGGGCGGCGAGATGGAAATGCTGGCCCGTCTCGGCGAAATCGAGCTGTCGCGCATCACGGCTGGCGAAAGCGCCGAAGTGACGCCGGTCGGTTCGGAAAAGAGCTTCACCGGCCAGATCTGGCAGGTCGCCCCGACCATCAACGCGCAGGACCGCCAGGGCACGGCGCGCATCGCGCTGCCCTATGCCCCTGAACTGCGCCCGGGCGGCTTCGCCACGGCGCTGATCAAGAGCGGCACGATCGTCGCCCCGATCCTGCCCGAAAGCGCGATCATGTCGGACGACAGCGAAAGCTACGTCTTCATCGTCGGTGACGACAACAGGGTTGCCCGCCGCCCGATCAAGCTGGGCAATGTCACGTCCAACGGCATCGTCATTCGCGAAGGCCTGACCGGACAGGAACGGGTCGTGCTGCGCGCCGGCGGCTTCCTCAACGAAGGCGAGACGGTGAAGCCGGTCGTCGAGAAGAAGTGA
- a CDS encoding efflux RND transporter permease subunit, whose amino-acid sequence MNFRNISAWSIRNPIIPIILFIGLMLAGIMSFSDMEVQQQPDIEFPGVTVGISQPGAAPTEIENQITQRVESAVRGVEGVKNLNSTASEGFSSTFIEFEIGHDIGQAVNEVETAIGQIRGELPDGILEPRVQRVQTSSEPIGYFAISAPDMTLEQLSWFVDDTVAKRLLGIEGMAEVSRGGGVEREILVILDPARMQSLGVTASQVNGALRQNNLNAAGGQAEIAGSRQSVRVLGNADTAYALSQVQVAIGGGRTVKLSDVAEVRDSFGEVRSLGKIDGRQVVTFSLTRARGASDVSVYDNAVEELEKIKEENPGIEFTRLFTSVDYTKAQYDSSIAAMIEGAILAVVVVFFFLRDWRATFISALAIPLSAIPTFWVMDLLGFTLNQLSLLALGLVAGVLVDDAIVEIENIVRHMRMGKTAYQASIDAADEIGLPVVATTASIVAVFLPVGLMPGVSGQFFKNFGLTVVASVTMSLLVARMITPMVAAYFLKAKGHASHGEGPMMDRYERLLRWTLDRSGADRARAGIQPARFHWYYAFGGLVMFGIIAIAWLGGLFGTVMGLNSVIGGMTDIGFWKGHLTMLPDWMSQAIGFFIAFPTMLLFLGLGFFVGFLAAKFVAWVMGLASRLFGGEYRQWFGMRLDRFAARMRDHRVWMLGVGFAALILTGLVGAALPGQFFPDSDGDFSRVRIEMVPGTTLEQTERVADRVASIVGEDPDVEAALQRVNEGNARLFITLKDDRKKTQQEFERNLTPVFQDIPDARVTFQSNQGGGGTGRPISVMLSGSDPKTLDATAATLVEQMKGVKGLVAPRIEADMRRPEILIKPRLDLAAQLGVTTAALSQTIRIATLGDIDQNAAKFSLSDRQVPIRVRLPEESRQDIATIQNLPVPTSIGGSVPLSRVAEISFGSGPTSIQRYNQNRRIFVGADLEPDMAKGDAMQAINALPIMQDLPSGVSNAPFGEDEWQQEMMVNFQIALLSGMLLVFAVLVLLYHRFVSPLVNMTSLLLAPLGGLLLIWAIGQPLSMPVFIGILMLFGIVAKNSILLIDFAVEEMERGVEKFEAIVDAGRKRAQPIVMTTVAMTAGMVPTALSLAGDGAWRAPMGWVVIGGLILSTLLTLLIVPAGFSLADGFEKRLGPWLRQRFLTYKPGDEHKPLQPLGGEAGIDPAE is encoded by the coding sequence GTGAATTTCCGCAACATCTCCGCATGGTCGATCCGTAACCCGATCATTCCGATTATCCTGTTCATCGGGCTGATGCTGGCCGGCATCATGAGCTTTTCGGACATGGAGGTGCAGCAGCAGCCCGATATCGAATTCCCCGGCGTGACCGTGGGCATTTCGCAGCCCGGCGCCGCTCCGACGGAAATCGAGAACCAGATCACCCAGCGCGTGGAATCCGCCGTGCGCGGCGTGGAAGGGGTGAAGAACCTCAACTCCACTGCCAGCGAAGGCTTCTCCTCGACCTTCATCGAATTCGAGATCGGCCACGACATCGGCCAGGCCGTGAACGAGGTCGAAACCGCCATCGGCCAGATCCGCGGCGAACTGCCGGACGGCATTCTCGAACCGCGCGTCCAGCGCGTGCAGACCTCGTCCGAACCGATCGGCTATTTCGCCATCAGCGCGCCCGACATGACGCTCGAGCAGCTCAGCTGGTTCGTCGACGATACGGTCGCCAAGCGCCTGCTCGGCATCGAGGGCATGGCCGAAGTGAGCCGCGGCGGCGGAGTGGAGCGCGAGATCCTCGTAATCCTCGATCCTGCCCGCATGCAGTCGCTCGGCGTCACCGCCAGCCAGGTCAACGGCGCGCTGCGGCAGAACAATCTCAACGCTGCCGGTGGCCAGGCGGAAATCGCCGGATCGCGCCAGTCGGTCCGTGTGCTCGGCAATGCCGATACCGCATATGCGCTCTCGCAGGTCCAGGTCGCCATCGGCGGCGGCCGCACGGTCAAGCTCTCCGATGTCGCCGAAGTGCGCGACAGTTTCGGCGAGGTCCGCTCGCTCGGCAAGATCGACGGTCGCCAGGTCGTGACCTTCAGCCTCACCCGCGCTCGCGGCGCATCGGACGTCAGCGTCTACGACAATGCGGTCGAAGAGCTGGAGAAGATCAAGGAAGAGAACCCGGGCATCGAATTCACCCGCCTGTTCACTTCGGTCGACTATACCAAGGCGCAGTACGACAGCTCCATCGCGGCGATGATCGAAGGCGCGATCCTGGCGGTCGTCGTGGTGTTCTTCTTCCTGCGCGACTGGCGCGCGACCTTCATTTCCGCGCTGGCCATCCCGCTTTCGGCCATCCCAACCTTCTGGGTCATGGATCTGCTCGGTTTTACCCTGAACCAGCTCTCGCTCCTCGCGCTCGGCCTCGTGGCCGGCGTGCTGGTCGACGATGCGATCGTGGAAATCGAGAACATCGTCAGACACATGCGAATGGGCAAGACGGCCTACCAGGCCTCGATCGACGCAGCCGACGAAATCGGCCTGCCGGTGGTCGCCACCACTGCCTCGATCGTTGCGGTCTTCCTGCCGGTCGGCCTGATGCCGGGCGTGTCGGGCCAGTTCTTCAAGAACTTCGGCCTCACTGTCGTCGCATCGGTGACCATGTCGCTGCTCGTCGCGCGCATGATCACGCCGATGGTTGCGGCCTACTTCCTCAAGGCCAAGGGCCATGCCTCGCACGGCGAAGGCCCGATGATGGACAGGTACGAGCGGCTGCTGCGCTGGACGCTCGACCGCAGCGGCGCCGACCGCGCGCGTGCCGGCATCCAGCCGGCCCGCTTCCACTGGTACTATGCATTCGGCGGCCTCGTGATGTTCGGCATCATCGCCATAGCCTGGCTCGGAGGTCTTTTCGGCACGGTCATGGGGCTGAATTCTGTAATCGGCGGGATGACCGATATTGGCTTCTGGAAGGGCCATCTCACGATGCTGCCCGACTGGATGTCGCAGGCGATCGGCTTCTTCATCGCCTTCCCGACCATGCTGCTGTTCCTCGGGCTGGGTTTCTTCGTCGGCTTCCTCGCCGCAAAGTTCGTCGCCTGGGTGATGGGACTGGCCTCGCGCCTGTTCGGCGGTGAGTATCGCCAGTGGTTCGGCATGAGGCTCGATCGCTTCGCGGCGCGCATGCGCGACCACCGCGTATGGATGCTGGGCGTCGGCTTTGCCGCGCTTATCCTCACCGGCCTCGTCGGCGCAGCGCTTCCGGGCCAGTTCTTCCCCGATTCCGATGGCGACTTCAGCCGCGTGCGCATCGAGATGGTGCCGGGCACCACGCTCGAACAGACCGAGCGCGTGGCCGACCGCGTCGCGAGCATCGTGGGAGAGGATCCCGACGTGGAGGCCGCGCTCCAGCGCGTGAACGAGGGCAATGCCCGCCTCTTCATCACGCTGAAGGACGACCGCAAGAAGACCCAGCAGGAATTCGAGCGGAACCTGACGCCTGTCTTCCAGGACATCCCCGATGCCCGCGTGACCTTCCAGTCCAACCAGGGCGGCGGCGGCACAGGCCGACCGATCTCGGTGATGCTGTCGGGTAGCGATCCCAAGACGCTGGATGCGACCGCGGCGACGCTGGTCGAGCAGATGAAGGGCGTGAAGGGCCTTGTCGCCCCGCGCATCGAGGCGGACATGCGTCGCCCCGAAATCCTCATCAAGCCGCGTCTCGACCTTGCCGCGCAGCTCGGTGTGACCACGGCCGCGCTCAGCCAGACTATCCGTATCGCCACGCTCGGCGATATCGACCAGAACGCCGCCAAGTTCTCGCTGTCCGACCGCCAGGTGCCGATCCGCGTGCGCCTGCCCGAGGAATCGCGCCAGGACATCGCGACGATCCAGAACCTGCCCGTGCCGACCTCGATCGGCGGCTCGGTGCCGCTGAGCCGTGTTGCCGAAATCAGCTTCGGTTCGGGTCCGACCTCGATCCAGCGCTACAATCAGAACCGCCGCATCTTCGTGGGCGCCGACCTCGAGCCGGACATGGCGAAGGGCGATGCGATGCAGGCCATCAATGCCCTGCCAATCATGCAAGACCTCCCTTCGGGCGTGTCCAATGCGCCGTTTGGCGAGGACGAGTGGCAGCAGGAAATGATGGTCAATTTCCAGATAGCCCTGTTGTCCGGCATGCTGCTGGTCTTCGCCGTGCTGGTGCTGCTTTACCACCGCTTCGTGTCGCCGCTGGTCAACATGACCTCGCTGCTGCTCGCGCCGCTTGGCGGCCTGCTCCTGATCTGGGCGATCGGGCAGCCGCTCTCCATGCCGGTCTTCATTGGCATCCTGATGCTGTTCGGCATCGTCGCGAAGAACTCGATCCTCTTGATCGACTTCGCGGTCGAGGAAATGGAACGCGGGGTCGAGAAGTTCGAGGCCATCGTCGATGCCGGCCGCAAGCGCGCACAGCCGATCGTCATGACCACGGTCGCTATGACTGCCGGCATGGTGCCTACCGCGCTCAGTCTTGCCGGCGACGGTGCGTGGCGCGCGCCGATGGGCTGGGTCGTGATCGGCGGCCTGATCCTTTCGACGCTGCTGACCCTGCTGATCGTGCCGGCCGGCTTCAGCCTTGCCGACGGCTTCGAAAAGCGCCTTGGTCCGTGGCTGCGCCAGCGGTTCCTGACCTACAAGCCGGGTGACGAGCACAAGCCCTTGCAGCCCCTTGGCGGGGAAGCCGGGATCGATCCGGCCGAGTGA
- a CDS encoding DUF445 domain-containing protein: protein MRRAATGMLVLMAAIFIASSRYLDVHPAWGYIHAFAEAAMVGGLADWFAVTALFRRPLGLPIPHTAIIPENKDRIADTMADFLRSNFLTPQVVARRMGSMNLAGAVGSYLADPKAAQDTRIRAGAGELAVEVLESLDPDRLGTQVRSGIAAQLEKLEIAPLLGGMLDAMIADGRHKPLIDKIIRWAGLVLEDNEALVRDMVHRRANAVLRFTGLDERLANSVIDGLYKLLAEVLVDPQHPLRDKIEEGLQELAKGLREDPEMQERVERMKRELLHNPAIADWWQGVWERIRARLIRSIRDSGGTGPGYLGETLAELGAALRDDERLQMQVNRFARRTAVGIATRYGDQIVQLVSETVRRWDATTLTDRVEGAVGRDLQFIRINGTLVGGLVGVTLHAISEAIA, encoded by the coding sequence ATGCGCCGCGCCGCAACCGGCATGCTGGTGCTGATGGCCGCGATCTTCATCGCTTCGAGCCGCTATCTCGATGTGCATCCGGCATGGGGTTACATCCACGCCTTCGCCGAGGCCGCCATGGTCGGCGGCCTTGCCGACTGGTTTGCCGTGACGGCGCTATTCCGCCGCCCGCTCGGATTGCCGATCCCGCACACCGCGATCATTCCAGAGAACAAGGACCGCATCGCCGATACGATGGCGGACTTCCTGCGCAGCAATTTCCTCACCCCCCAGGTCGTCGCGCGACGCATGGGGTCGATGAACCTTGCAGGCGCGGTCGGCAGCTATCTCGCCGATCCCAAGGCAGCTCAGGACACGCGCATTAGGGCAGGTGCAGGCGAACTCGCGGTCGAAGTCCTCGAATCGCTCGATCCCGACAGGCTGGGCACGCAGGTCCGCAGCGGCATCGCAGCGCAGCTGGAAAAGCTCGAGATCGCGCCACTGCTCGGCGGCATGCTGGACGCGATGATTGCCGACGGGCGGCACAAGCCGCTGATCGACAAGATCATCCGCTGGGCGGGGCTGGTGCTGGAGGACAACGAGGCGCTGGTACGCGACATGGTCCACCGCCGTGCCAATGCCGTGCTGCGCTTTACCGGGCTCGACGAACGGCTCGCAAACTCCGTCATCGACGGTCTCTACAAGCTGCTCGCCGAGGTGCTGGTCGATCCGCAGCACCCGCTGCGCGACAAGATCGAGGAAGGCCTGCAGGAACTCGCCAAGGGCCTGCGCGAAGATCCCGAGATGCAGGAACGGGTCGAGCGTATGAAGCGCGAGCTGCTGCACAACCCGGCCATTGCCGATTGGTGGCAAGGGGTATGGGAGCGCATTCGGGCCCGCCTGATCCGCTCGATCCGCGATTCGGGCGGGACGGGTCCCGGTTATCTCGGCGAGACGCTGGCAGAGCTTGGCGCGGCCCTGCGCGATGACGAACGACTACAGATGCAGGTCAACCGCTTTGCCCGCCGCACTGCCGTCGGCATCGCCACGCGCTATGGCGACCAGATCGTGCAACTGGTATCGGAAACGGTGCGCCGCTGGGATGCAACCACGCTGACCGACCGGGTGGAAGGCGCAGTCGGCCGCGATCTCCAGTTCATCCGCATCAACGGCACGCTGGTCGGCGGCCTCGTTGGCGTGACCCTTCACGCGATTAGCGAGGCGATCGCCTGA